A DNA window from Mauremys reevesii isolate NIE-2019 linkage group 17, ASM1616193v1, whole genome shotgun sequence contains the following coding sequences:
- the LOC120384982 gene encoding uncharacterized protein LOC120384982, with amino-acid sequence MSFYRRLHSFFQRLISREHREIHVHKVLVQPVAMEACSDFSQQEQALPEKPQRRKCSWSILSGMKRLCVCNQSDTSMADRDEERTISSQRRWRHLSRKKIAAENQVESEEVKLQEDTGKVELDPTDPRGAASLSPAPSPADESREGSDDTHPGAISSRRGRAEDHRVSTETRWREYETPGSQKSSTEGHGLAGSFPPQDVVLSCVAHTLSSDRCAIELWKALGEEPQLPREVLQQLLDKLQQRHREEKSGNVSLAAMRTIYEVLFLWGYREAILEMYPQMLILCVRQVQYVMDLHLPGTYMASTTSSPEEDQLPQPLR; translated from the exons ATGAGTTTTTACAGAAG GCTTCATTCCTTTTTCCAAAGACTCATCtctagggagcacagagagatCCATGTGCACAAAGTGCTTGTCCAACCTGTAGCAATGGAGGCATGCTCTGACTTTAGCCAGCAAGAACAGGCCTTGCCAGAGAAGCCCCAGAGAAGGAAATGTTCATGGTCCATCCTGTCAGGCATGAAGAGACTCTGTGTCTGTAACCAATCTGACACCTCGATGGCAGACAGGGATGAGGAGAGAACAATTTCCTCACAAAGAAGGTGGAGGCACTTGTCCCGGAAGAAGatagcagctgagaaccaggtggaGTCAGAGGAGGTGAAGCTGCAGGAGGATACAGGGAAAGTTGAACTGGATCCTACAG ACCCCCGGGGAGCAGcttccctcagcccagctccaagccctgctGATGAGAGCCGTGAAGGGTCTGACGACACCCACCCTGGAGCGATTTCAAGCCgccgaggaagagctgaggacCATCGTGTCTCTACGGAGACAAGATGGAGAGAGTACGAGACTCCCggc AGCCAGAAAAGCAGCACTGAGGGCCACGGCCTTGCTGGCTCGTTCCCACCCCAGGACGTGGTTCTGAGCTGTGTGGCACACACGCTGTCCTCGGACAG atgtgccattgagctgtggaaggccctgggggaagaaccacagctccccagggaggtgctgcagcagctgctggacaagCTCCAGCAGAGACACCGGGAGGAGAAGAGCGGCAATGTGTCTCTGGCT gcaatgaggaccatttacgaggtccttttcctatggggataccgagaagccatcctggaaatgtatccccagatgctcatcctctgcgtcaggcaagtgcagtatgtgatggatctgcactTGCCAGGGACCTACATGGCCAGCACGACATCCAGCCCCGAGGAGGATCAGCTGCCTCAACCCCTAAGGTAA
- the LOC120385159 gene encoding acidic leucine-rich nuclear phosphoprotein 32 family member B-like has translation MQGDEEEKEMDLALEEEEQEDLAREEDEKEEKEEENLSREDLTIEEEVEEGEDRAMGMEHVVMEKKAEEDDLDEEEDEEGKAKSSSTSMARSPLPRCINREVMSRSKEGILPLSIALVREIMEW, from the coding sequence ATGCAGGGGGATGAAGAAGAGAAGGAGATGGACCTagccctggaggaggaggagcaagaggacctggccagagaggaggacgagaaggaggaaaaggaggaggagaacctgTCCAGGGAGGACCTGACCAtagaggaggaagtggaggagggggaggaccgGGCCATGGGAATGGAGCATGTCGTCATGGAGAAGAAAGCGGAAGAGGATGActtggatgaggaagaggatgaggagggcaaagccaagtcctcctccacctccatggcCAGGTCCCCCTTGCCCAGATGCATAAATAGGGAAGTAATGAGTAGGAGCAAGGAGGGGATCTTACCTCTCTCTATAGCATTGGTGAGAGAGATAATGGAATGGTga